The Streptomyces sp. NBC_01775 genome includes a region encoding these proteins:
- a CDS encoding methyltransferase, which translates to MTNDDAATRALLVRMTYGYMTSQMIRTAVELRVPELLRDGPRGSDELAALTGAHPPSLYRLLRSLAAFGILTEPEPRTFATAPAGALLDSSSPGHLTDIVRLFCGEEFWQSWGRLTHSITTGEAAFDTLHGTDFYSYVARNPHFAQVFRDAMGTNAAFEAPYIVAGYDFSPYGTLVDVGGGDGTLLAAILRETPGQRGVVLETPAMAGQAREQLAGAGLAGRTEVVEGDFFDKVPEGGDGYLLKSVLHNWDDERAVALLRTCREAVGEADRLLVLEPVLPVTARESVCVETAFSDVNMLVLTAGGFERTEEEMRRVFEAAGFELAGISAQIEASDFRVVEGRPVPR; encoded by the coding sequence ATGACGAACGACGACGCCGCCACCCGGGCACTGCTCGTCCGGATGACGTATGGCTACATGACCTCGCAGATGATCCGCACGGCGGTGGAACTGCGGGTGCCCGAACTGCTCAGGGACGGCCCGCGCGGCAGCGACGAGCTGGCAGCGCTCACCGGGGCCCACCCCCCGTCCCTCTACCGCCTGCTGCGCTCGCTGGCGGCCTTCGGCATCCTGACGGAGCCGGAGCCGCGCACGTTCGCGACGGCTCCGGCCGGGGCGCTGCTGGACTCCTCGTCGCCCGGCCACCTCACCGACATCGTCCGGCTGTTCTGCGGCGAGGAGTTCTGGCAGTCCTGGGGGCGGCTGACCCACAGCATCACCACGGGCGAGGCCGCCTTCGACACCCTCCACGGCACCGACTTCTACTCCTACGTGGCACGCAACCCGCACTTCGCGCAGGTCTTCCGGGACGCGATGGGCACGAACGCCGCCTTCGAGGCGCCGTACATCGTGGCCGGATACGACTTCTCGCCGTACGGCACCCTCGTGGACGTCGGAGGGGGCGACGGCACGCTGCTGGCCGCGATCCTGCGCGAGACCCCCGGACAGCGCGGAGTCGTCCTGGAGACGCCCGCCATGGCCGGGCAGGCGCGCGAGCAGCTGGCGGGTGCCGGGCTGGCGGGCCGGACCGAGGTCGTGGAGGGCGACTTCTTCGACAAGGTCCCCGAGGGCGGCGACGGCTATCTCCTCAAGAGCGTGCTGCACAACTGGGACGACGAGCGGGCCGTCGCGCTGCTGCGCACCTGCCGGGAGGCGGTGGGCGAGGCGGACAGGCTGCTGGTGCTGGAGCCCGTCCTGCCTGTCACCGCACGGGAGTCGGTGTGTGTCGAGACCGCGTTCAGCGACGTCAACATGCTGGTGCTGACGGCCGGCGGGTTCGAGCGGACCGAGGAGGAGATGCGGCGGGTCTTCGAGGCGGC